In Flavobacterium gelatinilyticum, a genomic segment contains:
- a CDS encoding DUF1254 domain-containing protein yields MKNKLILIIVLLAMTACNQNKSDKNGTLSSAETDADVSGKFSDSVPNGPDVNVKITESYARQVARDAYFWAWPMENIYNRRLAFKQSPKVGLMNGVLPFAPLNSLAMLHDYIKPEQRWVACPNQDVVYGAAIAALDETPVVIQVPDFGKRFWVYQVVDLRTDAFAQLGKMYGTKPGFYMLAGPNWKGEVPKGITKVFYSKTGTAFIVPRVFQDDTPSDKNAVQAIINSIDVYALDKFDGKMKQQDWSRLPSLGSPTKDGGSEETKWVFPDTFFDQLPIVLKDAPPLPGEEARYAQVLSVIEAAKKDPALKKAMIDEAHKADKELVDPLLQFRNWGIPLPGNWTTADNCAAFGTDYFTRTAIAKSNILVNAGKETKYFYQDLDSKGSRLNGSKQYTLTFAKGNLPPVDGFWSLTLYDEHHFFYPNVIKRYSVGTKNRDLKYNVDGSLTLYVQHAEPEGDKKANWLPSPADDFCLYFRCYGPKQSVIKNQWTPPSVVKI; encoded by the coding sequence ATGAAAAACAAATTGATTTTAATCATTGTACTTCTTGCAATGACAGCGTGCAATCAGAATAAAAGTGATAAAAATGGAACATTATCTTCTGCAGAAACTGATGCTGATGTTTCAGGCAAATTTTCGGATTCAGTACCGAATGGCCCCGATGTAAATGTAAAGATTACAGAATCTTATGCAAGACAGGTCGCAAGAGATGCCTATTTCTGGGCTTGGCCAATGGAAAACATTTACAACAGACGTCTTGCGTTCAAGCAGTCACCAAAAGTAGGTCTTATGAATGGCGTACTGCCATTTGCGCCATTAAATTCTTTGGCAATGTTGCATGATTATATTAAGCCTGAACAGCGCTGGGTTGCCTGTCCAAATCAGGATGTGGTTTACGGAGCTGCTATTGCCGCTCTTGATGAGACTCCCGTCGTGATACAGGTTCCGGATTTTGGCAAGCGTTTCTGGGTATATCAGGTGGTGGATCTTCGCACAGATGCTTTTGCCCAGCTTGGGAAGATGTATGGTACAAAACCAGGGTTTTACATGCTGGCGGGGCCTAACTGGAAAGGAGAGGTGCCTAAAGGAATCACTAAAGTATTTTACAGCAAAACAGGCACAGCCTTTATTGTACCTAGAGTTTTTCAGGATGATACGCCCTCAGATAAAAATGCAGTCCAGGCCATAATTAATTCTATTGATGTCTATGCTCTGGATAAATTTGACGGAAAAATGAAACAGCAGGACTGGAGTAGGCTTCCATCCTTAGGTTCGCCGACAAAAGATGGCGGATCTGAAGAAACGAAATGGGTCTTTCCAGATACCTTTTTCGATCAGCTTCCTATTGTATTGAAAGATGCTCCTCCATTGCCCGGCGAGGAAGCTCGTTACGCACAGGTACTGTCGGTGATCGAAGCAGCAAAGAAAGATCCTGCATTGAAAAAAGCGATGATTGATGAAGCCCATAAAGCGGACAAAGAACTGGTTGATCCATTACTGCAATTTCGCAACTGGGGAATACCTCTTCCAGGGAACTGGACCACTGCCGATAACTGTGCTGCTTTTGGAACGGATTATTTCACCCGTACAGCCATAGCAAAATCCAATATACTGGTGAATGCAGGTAAAGAAACAAAGTATTTTTATCAGGATCTCGATTCAAAAGGATCTCGACTGAATGGTTCTAAACAGTATACCCTGACATTTGCAAAAGGTAACCTTCCGCCTGTAGACGGCTTCTGGTCTCTTACACTTTATGACGAGCATCACTTTTTCTATCCCAATGTCATAAAACGCTATTCGGTTGGAACCAAAAACCGGGATTTAAAGTACAATGTCGATGGTTCCCTTACATTGTATGTGCAGCATGCGGAGCCTGAAGGGGACAAAAAAGCCAATTGGCTGCCAAGCCCTGCAGATGATTTCTGTTTATATTTCAGATGCTACGGCCCAAAGCAGTCCGTTATTAAAAATCAATGGACGCCTCCGTCTGTAGTAAAAATTTAA
- a CDS encoding response regulator codes for MRRNGEIIIIEDDEDDRNFLKDIFESLGYPNKVVFIEDPTLAIPYLSSPDINPFLILSDINMPKIDGFQLRSQILANDDISEKCVPYIFLSTSKNPENVTKAYAYNVQGYFSKEENFPAYRLMIQNIMEYWKTSLTPVTVC; via the coding sequence ATGAGAAGAAACGGCGAAATAATTATAATTGAGGATGATGAAGATGACAGAAATTTTCTTAAAGACATATTTGAGAGTCTGGGGTATCCGAACAAAGTAGTTTTTATCGAAGATCCTACTCTGGCTATTCCCTATTTATCTTCTCCAGATATAAATCCTTTTCTCATTCTTTCTGATATCAATATGCCGAAAATTGACGGTTTTCAATTACGAAGCCAGATTCTAGCTAATGATGATATAAGTGAAAAATGCGTGCCGTACATTTTTCTTTCCACTTCGAAAAATCCTGAAAACGTAACAAAAGCCTACGCTTATAATGTACAGGGCTATTTTAGCAAAGAAGAAAATTTTCCGGCTTACAGGTTAATGATACAAAATATAATGGAATACTGGAAGACAAGCCTGACCCCTGTAACGGTTTGCTGA
- a CDS encoding response regulator, translated as MLYKNILLVDDDPDDAEIFMEAVGFVNEKIIMRHIDNPVKALQELETLENLPDLIFLDYNMPLMNGKDFLQQMKSKEKLRSIPVILISTPSEEFVFDLLEKREIIRYMSKPSSYNELVRMLKELIL; from the coding sequence ATGTTATATAAAAATATACTTCTGGTTGATGATGATCCCGATGACGCTGAAATATTTATGGAGGCTGTCGGTTTTGTCAATGAAAAAATAATAATGCGCCACATTGATAATCCTGTAAAGGCATTGCAGGAACTGGAAACTTTAGAAAATCTTCCCGACCTGATATTTTTAGATTACAATATGCCGTTAATGAATGGCAAAGACTTCCTGCAGCAGATGAAAAGTAAAGAGAAATTGAGAAGCATTCCGGTAATATTAATTTCAACTCCTTCTGAAGAATTTGTTTTCGATCTTCTGGAAAAGAGAGAGATTATCCGGTATATGAGCAAACCCAGCAGTTATAATGAACTGGTCAGAATGCTTAAGGAATTAATATTATAG